A single Aythya fuligula isolate bAytFul2 chromosome 21, bAytFul2.pri, whole genome shotgun sequence DNA region contains:
- the TARDBP gene encoding TAR DNA-binding protein 43, giving the protein MSEYIRVTEDENDEPIEIPSEDDGTVLLSTVTAQFPGACGLRYRNPVSQCMRGVRLVEGILHAPEAGWGNLVYVVNYPKDNKRKMDETDASSAVKVKRAVQKTSDLIVLGLPWKTTEQDLKEYFSTFGEVLMVQVKKDIKTGHSKGFGFVRFTDYETQVKVMSQRHMIDGRWCDCKLPNSKQSPDEPLRSRKVFVGRCTDDMTADDLRQFFAQYGEVVDVFIPKPFRAFAFVTFADDQVAQSLCGEDLIIKGISVHISNAEPKHNSNRQLERGGRFGGNPGGFGNQGGFGNSRGGGGGLGNNQGSNMGGGMNFGAFSINPAMMAAAQAALQSSWGMMGMLASQQNQSGPSGNNQPQGNMQREQNQGFSSGNNSYGGSNSGAAIGWGSASNAGSSSGFNGGFGSSMDSKSSGWGM; this is encoded by the exons ATGTCGGAGTATATCCGGGTGACGGAGGATGAGAACGACGAGCCCATCGAGATCCCCTCGGAGGACGACGGCACCGTGCTGCTGTCCACCGTCACGGCACAGTTCCCCGGGGCCTGCGGGCTGCGCTACAGGAACCCGGTGTCGCAGTGCATGAGGGGCGTCCGGCTGGTCGAGGGGATCCTGCACGCCCCAGAGGCGGGCTGGGGGAACCTGGTCTATGTCGTTAATTACCCCAAAG AtaataagagaaaaatggatGAAACAGATGCATCGTCAGCCGTGAAAGTAAAACGAGCAGTACAGAAGACTTCAGATTTGATAGTCCTAGGTTTACCCTGGAAAACCACTGAGCAAGACTTAAAGGAATACTTCAGTACGTTTGGAGAAGTTCTCATGGTGCAG gTTAAGAAGGATATTAAAACTGGTCACTCaaaaggttttggttttgttcgGTTTACGGATTATGAAACCCAGGTGAAAGTAATGTCTCAGCGACACATGATAGATGGAAGATGGTGTGACTGTAAGCTTCCCAATTCGAAG CAAAGTCCTGACGAACCTTTGCGCAGCAGAAAAGTGTTCGTTGGGCGCTGCACTGATGACATGACAGCAGATGATCTCCGGCAGTTCTTTGCTCAGTATGGAGAAGTGGTAGATGTCTTCATTCCTAAACCCTTCCgagcttttgcttttgttacgTTTGCAGATGATCAG GTTGCCCAATCTCTTTGTGGAGAGGACTTGATCATTAAAGGAATCAGCGTACATATATCCAATGCTGAACCTAAGCACAATAGCAATAGACAGTTAGAGAGAGGTGGAAGATTTGGTGGTAATCCGGGAGGCTTTGGGAATCAGGGGGGGTTTGGCAACAGCAGGGGAGGCGGGGGAGGGCTGGGTAACAACCAGGGCAGTAACATGGGTGGGGGAATGAACTTCGGAGCCTTTAGCATCAACCCTGCCATGATGGCAGCAGcgcaggcagccctgcagagcagctggggaatGATGGGCATGCTGGCCAGCCAGCAGAACCAGTCAGGGCCGTCGGGAAACAACCAGCCTCAAGGCAACATGCAGCGGGAGCAGAACCAGGGGTTTAGTTCAGGAAATAACTCTTACGGCGGTTCCAACTCGGGAGCGGCAATAGGCTGGGGCTCGGCCTCGAACGCGGGCTCCAGCAGTGGGTTTAACGGAGGCTTTGGTTCAAGCATGGATTCCAAATCGTCAGGCTGGGGAATGTAG